The Primulina tabacum isolate GXHZ01 chromosome 7, ASM2559414v2, whole genome shotgun sequence genome includes a window with the following:
- the LOC142551074 gene encoding protein SLOW GREEN 1, chloroplastic-like, with product MNSTFIRPNPMPPKLHDSSITTDLHPPHKLLSHSMTKKFTVKASCSGSVPPSDPPKSSIFSLKSAAAAVVFAAAAWGSFPFLHSKADILSPPAGVTEELAESGSGEEETIEGKKGPSSNSPLAQLLESNSEAIDALKSLLQQKLEAGEDEEGLAILRQLSSAQPENLEWKFLMARVLNELGKIQEAGDALEEILTKDPLSYEALFENALLMDKSGEGDAVMRRLEDALTFAETENKAKEARDVKLIMAQMQFLQKNVDKALLTYDEILKEDPNDFRPYFCKGMIFSLLDKNVEAREEFAKYRELSPKKFEVEGYLKTPLSRMKLFGTDEGN from the coding sequence ATGAATTCTACCTTCATTCGTCCCAATCCAATGCCCCCTAAGCTTCACGATTCTTCCATTACCACCGATCTTCATCCGCCGCACAAGCTTCTTTCACACTCTATGACCAAGAAATTCACGGTCAAAGCCAGTTGTAGTGGTTCCGTGCCACCATCTGATCCTCCCAAGTCCTCCATTTTCAGCCTCAAAAGCGCCGCCGCAGCAGTTGTCTTCGCCGCTGCCGCCTGGGGTAGCTTCCCATTTTTGCATTCCAAAGCCGATATTTTGTCGCCGCCGGCGGGTGTTACCGAAGAGCTCGCTGAATCGGGTTCTGGGGAGGAAGAAACGATTGAAGGAAAGAAAGGTCCTTCTTCAAATTCTCCTCTGGCCCAATTGTTGGAATCCAATTCGGAAGCCATTGACGCGTTGAAATCGCTTCTCCAGCAGAAACTGGAAGCTGGCGAGGATGAGGAGGGTTTGGCTATTTTGAGACAATTATCCTCCGCTCAGCCTGAAAATCTTGAATGGAAGTTCCTGATGGCTAGAGTTTTGAACGAATTGGGGAAAATTCAAGAAGCCGGCGATGCCCTCGAGGAGATTTTGACGAAAGACCCATTGTCTTATGAGGCTTTGTTCGAAAACGCATTGTTGATGGATAAGTCGGGAGAAGGGGATGCGGTGATGCGGAGATTGGAGGACGCATTGACCTTTGCTGAGACGGAGAACAAGGCGAAGGAAGCTAGGGATGTGAAGTTGATAATGGCGCAAATGCAGTTCTTGCAAAAGAATGTGGATAAGGCGTTGCTAACTTACGATGAGATTTTGAAAGAGGATCCAAATGATTTTCGGCCTTATTTTTGTAAAGGAATGATTTTTAGTTTGCTGGATAAGAATGTAGAGGCTAGGGAGGAGTTTGCTAAGTATCGCGAGCTTTCACCTAAGAAATTTGAGGTGGAAGGGTATTTGAAGACGCCATTGTCACGTATGAAGCTCTTTGGGACCGATGAGGGAAATTGA